A region from the Dysidea avara chromosome 15, odDysAvar1.4, whole genome shotgun sequence genome encodes:
- the LOC136245296 gene encoding uncharacterized protein: protein MYRFCLPPETVRLARFYSLLKIHKNPMRIRPIVSSCNSPTENISQSLDYWLQHSMRTLPSYLQDTNQLINNLCSLSVPEDSWLVTVDVKSLYTCIPHKEGVEACRHALLTTENLQLEQPPTEALVTFIELVLQNNTFEFNNQVYKQINGAAMGTKMAVAYANIFMGQLEHNILSKSSLNICFYKRYIDDILIITHDTEANLLNFIRDLNQAHPTIKFTAEYNRERITFLDVDIYKGPDFSTTHNLDFQTHIKPTNPQLHVQAQSYHPESTKKGINIGETKRLLRTNSRRETFSHFVNKYTTQMTRRGYSLNYIKKFTNKIHFKDRDLLLNKATVKKGYCQESLLQNCILSKIHPHYSKSHPNHQKILTQNKKNEQSL from the coding sequence ATGTATAGGTTTTGTCTGCCACCGGAAACGGTCAGACTAGCACGATTCTACTCCCTTTTGAAAATACACAAAAATCCAATGAGAATCCGCCCAATCGTGTCTAGTTGCAACAGCCCTACTGAGAACATATCCCAGTCCTTAGACTACTGGCTACAACACTCCATGCGTACCCTACCATCCTATCTCCAGGACACTAACCAACTCATCAACAACCTATGCTCACTCAGCGTCCCAGAGGACAGCTGGCTGGTTACTGTGGATGTTAAATCTTTATACACGTGTATACCTCACAAAGAGGGAGTTGAGGCATGCAGACATGCCCTTCTCACCACAGAAAACTTACAACTTGAGCAACCTCCAACAGAGGCACTCGTCACATTCATAGAGTTGGTCCTGCAAAACAACACCTTTGAATTTAACAATCAggtgtacaaacaaatcaatggtGCCGCCATGGGTACAAAGATGGCTGTAGCCTATGCAAACATCTTCATGGGTCAACTAGAACACAATATTCTTTCAAAATCATCCCTCAACATCTGTTTTTACAAGAGATACATTGATGATATACTCATAATAACACATGATACGGAAGCTAACCTACTAAACTTTATCAGGGACTTGAACCAAGCCCACCCCACAATCAAATTCACAGCAGAATACAATAGAGAAAGAATCACATTCCTTGACGTTGACATCTATAAGGGCCCCGATTTTTCCACCACACACAATCTCGACTTTCAAACCCACATTAAGCCCACCAACCCTCAACTGCATGTGCAGGCCCAATCCTACCATCCAGAGAGCACCAAAAAGGGTATCAACATAGGAGAAACAAAACGTCTACTCAGAACCAATTCAAGGAGAGAGACGTTCAGTCATTTTGTGAACAAATATACAACACAAATGACTAGAAGAGGCTATTCGCTTAACTACATTAAAAAATTCACCAACAAAATACATTTCAAAGACAGAGACCTACTACTTAATAAGGCTACTGTCAAGAAAGGCTACTGTCAAGAAAGCCTCCTCCAGAACTGTATTCTCAGCAAGATACACCCCCACTACTCTAAAAGCCACCCAAATCATCAGAAAATACTGACCCAAAATAAGAAGAATGAACAGTCTCTCTAA
- the LOC136245298 gene encoding uncharacterized protein, translated as MRIHPIVSSCNSPTENISQFLDYWLQHSMRTLPSYLQDTNQLINNLCSLSVPEDSWLVTVDVKSLYMCIPHKEGVEACRHALLTTENLQLEQPPTEALVTFIELVLQNNTFEFNNQVYKQINGVAMGTKMAVTYANIFMGQLEHNILSKSFLNICFYKRYIDDILIITDDTEANLLNFIRDLNQAHPTIKFTAECKPNPTIQRAPKRVSS; from the coding sequence ATGAGAATCCACCCAATCGTGTCTAGTTGCAACAGTCCTACTGAGAACATATCCCAGTTCTTAGACTACTGGCTACAACACTCCATGCGTACCCTACCATCCTATCTCCAGGACACTAACCAACTCATCAACAACCTATGCTCACTCAGCGTCCCAGAGGACAGCTGGCTGGTTACTGTGGATGTTAAATCTTTATACATGTGTATACCTCACAAAGAGGGAGTTGAGGCATGCAGACATGCCCTTCTCACCACAGAAAACCTACAACTTGAGCAACCTCCAACAGAGGCACTCGTCACATTCATAGAGTTGGTCCTGCAAAACAACACCTTTGAATTTAACAATCAggtgtacaaacaaatcaatggtGTCGCCATGGGTACAAAGATGGCTGTAACCTATGCAAACATCTTCATGGGTCAACTAGAACACAATATTCTTTCAAAATCATTCCTCAACATCTGTTTTTACAAGAGATACATTGATGATATACTCATAATAACAGATGACACGGAAGCTAACCTACTAAACTTTATCAGGGACTTGAACCAAGCCCACCCCACAATCAAATTCACAGCAGAATGCAAGCCCAATCCTACCATCCAGAGAGCACCAAAAAGGGTATCATCATAG
- the LOC136245830 gene encoding uncharacterized protein — MEVDVSILGKRVNNRQPSAVRTNLNLNRCTLFQITIAGKAGLQAGGDRQSWFHQITLCSPSQIQIAGKARWFSSNPKAGCNREETDKNGSSNNTRASAMHRHFKAGEMYRVCKVGVVH; from the exons ATGGAAGTGGATGTTTCCATACTTGG GAAACGTGTAAACAATCGGCAACCATCGGCAGTGCGGACAAACTTAAACCTGAATAG GTGCACACTGTTTCAAATAACGATTGCAGGAAAGGCGGGGTTACAAGCGGGAGGAGACCGACAATCATGGTTCCATCAAATAACATT GTGCTCGCCATCCCAAATACAGATTGCAGGAAAGGCGAGGTGGTTTTCGTCCAACCCTAAGGCGGGTTGTAATCGGGAGGAGACCGACAAAAATGGTTCATCAAATAACACT AGAGCCAGTGCAATGCACAGACATTTCAAGGCCGGTGAAATGTACCGGGTGTGCAAGGTCGGTGTAGTGCACTGA